In Psychrobacter sp. P11G3, a single genomic region encodes these proteins:
- a CDS encoding ABC transporter ATP-binding protein yields the protein MPTSPQPRRVQLDKKPPVEKKERRALLWDILKKLAVFAKPYRLLIIATLALTALGSFTAQVNAFVLRYTVDTLTEIAALTDPWQAGLRMLGIISAVLLTKEILSIFISFGQRFFGEKIRINLSRDLSQKIIERILTYRMAFYTSSENDSGKLQTRIDYGVSSLTSLVQNFFIDMLPLFANAIVALIIMFSTNFWVGMVGLIIIPIYFFISQKQAHRLQGFRRQMRGFREAKSGLVISLINSISVVKSFVRESIEAEKHLAIQKEMTDNQLRIRSIGFIYDAIKTFIEQIGVVVIILLTAYFVLQGEMTIGMILFHVMLFQNVAAPIRQLHRIYDQINNALTYAEGFFDILEDDKQVENIDGISSNNLKGHIELKDVDFTYPNGTQALKNVSFTIKPNRITALVGLSGAGKSTIINLLDKFYAPDAGTICLDGHDLADCDTHELRQRIGLVLQSNHIFSGTISENIRYGDMNASEDDIIVAAKKASIHEQIIGLADGYESTAKSLSGGQQQRIALARMFLKDPPIVFLDEPTASLDAIASQQVKKSLDLIKKDRTVIMVSHNIAQIIDADDLVVIENGEVVETGTHEVLYAQRGKYFEIFSAMSDSLNLDKISQTLNG from the coding sequence ATGCCAACATCTCCCCAGCCACGCCGTGTGCAATTAGATAAAAAACCTCCAGTCGAAAAGAAAGAACGGCGGGCACTGCTGTGGGATATCTTAAAAAAACTGGCGGTATTTGCTAAACCTTATCGTCTGCTTATTATCGCCACCTTAGCACTGACCGCCCTAGGCTCCTTTACCGCACAGGTCAATGCGTTTGTACTGCGTTATACCGTTGATACGTTAACCGAAATTGCCGCGCTTACTGATCCATGGCAGGCAGGTCTGCGCATGCTAGGGATTATTAGCGCGGTCTTGCTAACTAAAGAGATCCTGTCGATATTTATCTCTTTTGGTCAGCGTTTTTTTGGTGAAAAGATTCGTATCAACTTATCTCGTGACTTGTCCCAAAAAATCATTGAGCGCATCCTTACTTACCGGATGGCGTTTTATACCAGTAGTGAAAACGACAGTGGTAAATTGCAAACCCGTATTGATTATGGAGTCAGCAGTCTTACCAGCCTTGTGCAAAACTTCTTTATCGATATGCTACCGCTATTTGCCAATGCTATTGTGGCACTTATCATCATGTTTTCGACCAATTTTTGGGTTGGCATGGTCGGTCTTATTATCATACCCATTTACTTTTTTATCAGTCAAAAGCAAGCACACCGTCTGCAAGGGTTTCGTCGGCAAATGCGCGGGTTTCGAGAAGCCAAAAGCGGTTTGGTGATCTCTTTGATTAATTCAATCAGCGTGGTGAAATCCTTTGTCCGTGAATCTATCGAGGCTGAGAAACACTTAGCCATTCAAAAGGAAATGACCGACAACCAATTGCGCATTCGTAGTATTGGCTTTATTTATGATGCCATCAAAACCTTTATTGAGCAGATTGGTGTGGTGGTTATCATCCTTCTCACCGCTTATTTTGTGCTACAAGGTGAGATGACCATTGGCATGATTTTGTTTCATGTCATGCTGTTTCAAAATGTCGCCGCCCCTATCCGTCAATTACACCGCATCTACGATCAGATAAATAATGCATTGACCTATGCCGAAGGTTTTTTTGATATTTTAGAAGATGATAAACAAGTCGAAAACATCGACGGCATCAGTAGCAACAATCTAAAGGGTCATATCGAGCTTAAAGATGTCGATTTTACCTATCCTAATGGTACGCAAGCGCTAAAAAACGTCAGCTTTACCATCAAGCCCAATCGTATCACCGCGTTGGTTGGCCTTTCTGGCGCAGGAAAGAGCACGATTATCAATCTATTGGACAAGTTCTATGCCCCAGATGCTGGCACGATTTGCCTAGATGGGCATGATTTGGCTGACTGTGATACCCATGAATTGCGTCAGCGCATCGGCCTAGTCCTACAGAGTAATCATATTTTTTCGGGTACGATCAGTGAAAACATCCGTTATGGCGATATGAATGCTAGCGAAGATGACATCATCGTGGCTGCAAAAAAAGCCTCTATCCACGAGCAGATTATAGGGTTAGCTGATGGCTATGAGAGCACTGCTAAGTCCTTATCAGGCGGTCAACAGCAGCGTATTGCGCTGGCAAGGATGTTTTTAAAAGACCCACCTATTGTATTTTTGGACGAGCCGACAGCCAGTCTAGACGCCATCGCCAGTCAGCAGGTCAAAAAAAGCCTAGATCTGATCAAAAAAGACCGTACCGTCATTATGGTCTCGCACAATATCGCCCAAATTATCGATGCCGACGATCTCGTGGTGATAGAAAATGGCGAAGTGGTTGAGACAGGTACACATGAGGTACTTTATGCTCAACGCGGCAAATACTTTGAAATCTTTAGCGCTATGTCTGATAGCCTAAACCTAGACAAAATCAGCCAGACCCTAAACGGTTAG
- the prpF gene encoding 2-methylaconitate cis-trans isomerase PrpF produces MRGGTSKGTFFKLSDLPERCQVAGESRDNFLLRVIGSPDPYGKQIDGLGNGSSSTSKTVILSASDKSDHDVNYLFGQVNIAKPMIDWAGNCGNLTAAVGACAINMGLVDADKISNSINDNADSGICEVRIWQENIGKTIIAHVPVYLDAQNKVQVQETGDFELDGVTFPAAEVKIEFIDPVDATSDMFPTGNLVDDFDVSGCGLEADSIKATFISAGIPTIFMKAEDLGFTGTELQGHINSDSELLTKLEKIRAAGGVAMGLFKDVSEAQTSQHIPKIAWVDAAQSYTASSGKSVGAGEIDLVVRAMSMGQLHHAMMGTAAVAIAAAATTQGTLVNKAAGGGELNEVRFGHPSGTLLVGGKTELVDGRWQAKKVSMSRSARRIMVGEVFVPADAF; encoded by the coding sequence ATGCGCGGTGGTACCTCAAAAGGCACGTTTTTTAAACTATCTGATTTACCTGAGCGTTGCCAAGTCGCTGGCGAATCACGTGATAACTTCCTATTACGTGTCATCGGTAGTCCAGATCCTTACGGCAAGCAAATCGATGGCTTAGGTAATGGTAGCTCTAGTACGTCAAAAACGGTTATTCTATCGGCCTCTGATAAATCAGATCACGATGTGAATTATCTGTTCGGACAAGTTAATATTGCCAAGCCTATGATTGATTGGGCGGGTAACTGTGGCAACTTAACCGCGGCCGTCGGTGCCTGTGCCATTAATATGGGACTGGTTGATGCTGACAAGATCAGTAACAGTATCAATGACAATGCAGATAGCGGTATTTGTGAAGTACGCATTTGGCAAGAGAATATCGGTAAGACGATTATTGCCCATGTACCAGTCTATTTAGATGCACAAAACAAAGTACAAGTTCAAGAGACGGGCGATTTTGAATTAGACGGTGTAACCTTCCCAGCGGCGGAAGTCAAAATTGAGTTTATCGATCCTGTAGATGCCACTAGCGACATGTTCCCTACTGGTAACTTAGTCGATGACTTCGATGTGTCAGGCTGCGGTCTAGAGGCTGATAGCATCAAAGCGACCTTTATTAGTGCAGGTATCCCAACCATCTTTATGAAAGCAGAAGATTTAGGTTTTACCGGTACTGAATTACAAGGCCACATCAATAGCGACAGCGAGCTACTTACCAAGCTTGAGAAAATCCGTGCCGCAGGCGGCGTAGCGATGGGTTTGTTTAAAGACGTGAGCGAGGCACAGACCAGCCAACATATTCCTAAAATCGCTTGGGTAGATGCAGCACAGAGCTATACGGCCTCTAGTGGTAAATCGGTCGGGGCTGGCGAGATTGATTTGGTCGTACGTGCCATGAGCATGGGGCAATTGCATCACGCCATGATGGGTACAGCAGCCGTCGCTATTGCCGCTGCGGCAACCACACAAGGTACGCTTGTTAACAAGGCTGCTGGCGGTGGTGAGCTTAATGAAGTACGTTTTGGCCACCCATCAGGCACATTGCTCGTCGGTGGTAAGACTGAACTGGTCGATGGGCGCTGGCAAGCCAAAAAAGTGTCGATGAGCCGCTCAGCAAGGCGTATCATGGTGGGTGAAGTTTTTGTGCCAGCGGATGCGTTTTAA
- a CDS encoding Txe/YoeB family addiction module toxin, with translation MSEQLAWTDAAWKDYLYWQTQDKKTLKRINKLITECKRNPFEGIGKPEPLKENLSGFWSRRIDDANRLVYAVDDNYLTIISCRYHY, from the coding sequence ATGAGTGAACAACTAGCATGGACAGATGCTGCGTGGAAAGACTATCTGTACTGGCAAACACAAGATAAGAAGACACTCAAACGTATTAACAAACTCATCACCGAATGTAAGCGTAATCCGTTTGAAGGCATTGGCAAGCCTGAACCCCTAAAAGAAAATCTATCTGGATTTTGGTCAAGACGCATCGATGACGCCAATCGGTTGGTATATGCCGTCGATGATAACTATCTAACGATTATCTCTTGTCGCTATCATTATTAA
- a CDS encoding bifunctional 2-methylcitrate dehydratase/aconitate hydratase — protein MSNTNSDTTSATVESNVRPAYDDEIQKIADYVLNYSIDEQSPNPTDAWNTARHCLMDTLGCGLLALRFPECTKHLGPDCPDQITPHGARVPGTSYRLDPIKAAFDIGCMVRWLDYNDTWLAAEWGHPSDNLGGILAVADYISQKSISQGQAPLTMRAVLEAMIMAHEIQGVLALENSFNRVGLDHVFLVKLASTAVVAKIYQLPRERIMAAISQAIIDGQALRTYRHAPNAGSRKSWAAGDATSRAVRLVDITARGEMGIPGALTAPQWGFYDVLFSHTNKDLATKPEDDRRFKFQRDFGSYVMENILFKISFPAEFHAQTACEAAVILHPHIEDRIDDIDKIVLTTHDSAIRIISKEGTLDNPADRDHCLQYMVAVPLLTGDLMAENYEDDYHEQHLSIDELRSKMVVEENAQYSKDYHDPSKRSIANAIQIFFTDGSSTEKVAVEYPIGHKRRRAEGIPVLEAKFRASLATRFIESRCQQIIELCDDQERLEQTPVNEFMALFEAY, from the coding sequence ATGTCAAATACTAACTCAGACACAACCAGTGCGACGGTAGAGAGCAACGTCCGTCCAGCATACGACGATGAAATTCAAAAAATTGCCGATTACGTTCTCAACTATTCAATAGACGAGCAGTCCCCAAACCCTACTGATGCGTGGAATACTGCGCGCCACTGTCTGATGGACACACTTGGCTGCGGTCTATTGGCGCTGCGTTTCCCCGAGTGCACCAAGCACTTAGGGCCTGATTGTCCCGATCAAATAACGCCGCATGGCGCTCGCGTCCCTGGCACCTCCTATAGACTAGACCCCATCAAGGCCGCTTTTGACATTGGCTGTATGGTGCGCTGGCTTGACTATAACGATACGTGGCTTGCCGCCGAATGGGGCCATCCTTCTGATAATCTAGGTGGTATCTTGGCAGTCGCCGACTATATTAGTCAGAAAAGTATCAGCCAAGGACAAGCACCACTGACCATGAGAGCAGTGCTTGAAGCCATGATCATGGCGCATGAAATTCAAGGTGTACTGGCACTAGAAAACTCATTCAACCGTGTGGGGCTCGATCATGTTTTTTTGGTCAAGTTAGCATCAACAGCAGTCGTTGCAAAAATTTATCAGCTGCCACGTGAGCGCATCATGGCAGCCATCTCACAAGCCATCATCGATGGTCAGGCACTACGCACCTATCGTCATGCACCTAATGCGGGCAGCCGAAAATCTTGGGCAGCAGGCGATGCGACCAGTCGTGCGGTACGTCTGGTCGATATAACGGCGCGTGGTGAAATGGGTATCCCTGGCGCATTAACTGCACCGCAGTGGGGGTTTTATGATGTGCTATTTAGCCATACCAACAAGGATCTAGCAACCAAGCCTGAAGACGATCGTCGCTTTAAATTCCAGCGAGATTTTGGTAGTTACGTGATGGAAAACATCTTATTTAAAATAAGCTTTCCTGCTGAGTTTCATGCTCAGACCGCTTGTGAAGCCGCGGTGATTCTACACCCACACATCGAAGACAGAATCGACGATATCGACAAAATCGTTCTAACCACACATGACTCAGCGATTCGCATCATTTCTAAAGAAGGCACGCTTGACAATCCAGCCGATCGTGACCACTGTTTGCAGTATATGGTGGCTGTCCCACTATTGACAGGCGATCTGATGGCAGAGAACTATGAAGACGACTATCACGAACAGCATTTGTCAATCGATGAGCTGCGCAGCAAGATGGTGGTAGAAGAAAACGCGCAGTATTCAAAAGATTACCATGACCCAAGTAAGCGTTCTATTGCCAATGCCATTCAAATATTTTTTACAGATGGTAGCAGTACAGAAAAAGTGGCTGTTGAATATCCTATCGGCCACAAACGCCGCCGAGCTGAGGGCATCCCTGTACTGGAAGCAAAGTTCCGCGCCAGTCTGGCCACGCGCTTTATCGAAAGTCGTTGTCAGCAGATTATTGAGCTATGCGACGATCAAGAAAGACTAGAACAAACACCCGTTAATGAGTTTATGGCGCTGTTTGAAGCGTATTAA
- a CDS encoding DUF2868 domain-containing protein, whose translation MLSPQDQLTELVRALERDQHVFATDPLLITEKLQGEDGAPIQKLHRRASRIDSNGMLARVLGKIDGRIKGIMIVMSVVWCLSGFLGLFTLLQSNVVNFFYVLVCLLGFHTIMLGGWLVMTLINRDQQAPSWFASFVSPSYLIRGKDDVTKAAVDLYERQLQHSGMRWYLGRFSHQLWLATLTGMLLAIIFLLIVRQYSFSWESTLLSNQALVSLTQILGWLPSMVGFDVPDSTAIAQSRLVTDAMPLSVARQWAGLLVGSLLMYGIVPRAIAWAFCALMFRRKKMRLDIKQPYYQKILNFWQRHVVDADDFTEAPVPIAPKATVSAGKKLVALLEYPANQDKWWQSGLDDSHHGFGQSSEVEDFGIVDDRDDMARLKNYLDAHPVQVLLGIHSNALPDRGTLRKLDQIAAHAKDGLIVQLLGNKSVSTGLTNARTDDEPLDKQAVRYQQWQTALSARKIGLVDIAT comes from the coding sequence ATGCTATCACCTCAAGACCAATTGACCGAACTAGTACGTGCCTTAGAGCGCGATCAGCATGTATTTGCTACTGACCCGTTACTTATCACTGAAAAACTACAGGGTGAGGATGGTGCACCTATCCAAAAACTGCACAGACGTGCATCCCGTATCGATAGCAATGGGATGCTCGCTCGGGTACTTGGTAAAATTGATGGTCGCATAAAAGGCATTATGATTGTCATGAGTGTGGTGTGGTGCTTATCAGGATTTTTAGGATTATTTACCCTTTTACAGTCCAACGTCGTGAATTTCTTTTATGTACTGGTCTGCTTGCTTGGATTCCACACTATTATGCTTGGCGGATGGCTTGTCATGACACTCATCAATCGAGACCAACAAGCGCCCAGTTGGTTTGCCAGCTTTGTCAGTCCAAGCTACCTTATACGCGGTAAGGACGACGTGACCAAGGCGGCCGTCGATCTGTATGAGCGGCAGTTGCAGCATAGCGGTATGCGCTGGTATTTGGGCAGATTTAGCCATCAGTTGTGGCTTGCAACATTGACGGGTATGCTGCTTGCGATTATATTTTTGTTGATTGTGCGCCAGTATAGCTTTAGCTGGGAGTCGACCCTACTCTCTAATCAGGCACTAGTAAGCTTGACTCAAATCCTCGGCTGGCTGCCCAGTATGGTTGGGTTCGATGTGCCGGATAGTACCGCCATCGCACAAAGCCGCCTTGTGACAGACGCCATGCCACTGTCTGTCGCACGGCAATGGGCAGGCTTATTAGTGGGTAGTTTGCTTATGTACGGTATTGTGCCGCGCGCAATCGCATGGGCATTTTGTGCCTTGATGTTCCGCCGCAAAAAAATGCGTTTAGACATCAAGCAGCCGTATTATCAAAAAATCCTAAACTTTTGGCAGCGGCACGTGGTGGATGCTGATGACTTTACAGAAGCACCAGTCCCTATCGCCCCAAAAGCGACGGTCAGTGCGGGCAAGAAATTAGTTGCTCTCCTTGAATACCCTGCAAATCAGGACAAATGGTGGCAGTCAGGGCTTGATGACAGCCATCATGGTTTTGGACAATCAAGCGAAGTTGAGGATTTTGGCATCGTCGATGACCGTGATGATATGGCACGGCTCAAAAATTACTTAGATGCGCATCCTGTACAGGTCTTGCTTGGGATTCATAGCAATGCATTGCCAGACCGCGGTACGCTACGTAAACTTGATCAAATCGCTGCTCACGCCAAAGATGGGCTTATCGTACAACTGCTAGGTAATAAAAGCGTTTCTACAGGATTGACTAACGCACGTACCGATGATGAGCCATTAGACAAACAAGCGGTTCGTTATCAGCAGTGGCAAACGGCGCTCTCTGCACGAAAAATTGGCTTAGTTGATATAGCTACTTAA
- a CDS encoding SDR family oxidoreductase, with product MNDKTYLIVGGTGGIGQAMVQQLIQKTTVSQTDSQSNQSHRTQVFATHHRNEPNIEAENLHWLQMNVSDEDSIKKAADTIKQTVGHVDWVINCVGLLHTETAQPEKALRQMDTEFFLQNMQINALASLLIAKHIKPLLAKANRSVNHPAVFATVSARVGSITDNRLGGWYSYRMSKAALNMGMKNLSIEWGRSLKNVCVVVMQPGTVNTQLSAPFQGNVAEGHLFSPAYSAECLLEVLSGMTATQSGSFVDWAGESIPW from the coding sequence ATGAATGACAAAACTTACCTGATTGTCGGTGGTACAGGTGGTATTGGTCAGGCCATGGTGCAGCAGCTAATACAAAAAACGACTGTGAGTCAAACGGACAGTCAATCTAATCAAAGCCATCGCACACAAGTATTTGCTACTCATCATCGAAATGAGCCGAATATTGAAGCAGAAAACCTGCACTGGCTGCAAATGAATGTCAGTGATGAGGACAGCATTAAAAAAGCTGCCGATACCATCAAACAGACGGTCGGTCATGTGGATTGGGTAATCAACTGCGTAGGGTTATTGCATACAGAGACCGCGCAGCCAGAAAAGGCCTTGCGACAGATGGACACGGAGTTCTTTTTACAAAATATGCAAATCAATGCCCTAGCAAGTTTGCTGATAGCCAAACACATCAAACCGTTGCTTGCCAAGGCTAATCGAAGCGTCAATCATCCTGCCGTTTTTGCTACCGTATCAGCCCGCGTCGGTAGTATCACTGACAATCGGCTAGGCGGCTGGTATAGCTATAGAATGAGTAAGGCGGCGCTCAATATGGGCATGAAAAACCTGAGTATCGAATGGGGCAGATCACTTAAAAATGTGTGTGTGGTCGTTATGCAACCAGGCACCGTAAACACTCAGTTGTCTGCACCATTTCAAGGCAATGTCGCTGAAGGGCATTTATTCTCGCCAGCGTATAGCGCGGAGTGCTTATTGGAAGTGCTCTCAGGTATGACTGCTACCCAGTCAGGCAGTTTTGTCGATTGGGCTGGAGAGTCGATACCTTGGTAG
- the acnD gene encoding Fe/S-dependent 2-methylisocitrate dehydratase AcnD produces MNEQFKKPLPGTDLYYFDTREAVESIEAGAYDKLPFCSKVLCENLVRRCPPEDLTAALKQHIEGKQDLDFPWYPARVVCHDILGQTAFVDLAGLRDAIAEQGGDPSKVNPIVPTQLIVDHSLAVEHAGFEDDAFEKNRAIEERRNDDRFHFINWCQYAFDNVNVVPPGNGIMHQINLEKMSPVVQVVHNKSGEEVAFADTLVGTDSHTPMVDALGVISIGVGGLEAESVMLGNPSYMRLPDYVGVKLTGKLQKGITGTDLVLAMTEFLRDAGVVSTYIEFFGDGARQLSVGDRASISNMTPEYGATAAMFYIDEQTIDYLRLTGRSEEQIKLVEQYAKQTGLWADGMEKAEYARVLEFDLSSVGRNMAGPSRPHARVSTDDLVAKGIAHAPDQKLPEPKDGLMPDGAVIIAAITSCTNTSNPRNMVAAGLVARNANAKGLLRKPWVKSSLAPGSKTVKMYLEEAGLMPELQEIGFDVVGFACTTCNGMSGALDPDIEKEIIDNDLFTTAVLSGNRNFDGRIHPYAKQAFLASPPLVIAYAIAGNIRFDIEKDSLGKDQDGNDVYLKDIWFDDEEVDAIVAAAVKPEQFNSVYIPMFDEAKKDTGKALSPLYDWREMTTYIRRPPYWEGKMAKKNKLTGLRPLAVLGDNITTDHMSPSNAILGSSAAGEYLDTMGLPAEDYNSYATHRGDHLTAQRATFANPKLLNEMVRDEDGEVVQGSLARVEPEGQVMRMWEAIETYMNREQPLIIIAGDGYGQGSSRDWAAKGVRLAGVEAVVAEDFERIHRQNLVGMGALPLQFEEGVTRHTLNIDGTETFDVTGEVSAGGLMTLVIHRADGSNTETPIICRLDTADEVKMYNAGGMLQRFAKEFIEGTLDIV; encoded by the coding sequence ATGAACGAACAATTCAAAAAGCCACTTCCCGGTACTGATCTTTATTACTTTGACACACGCGAGGCCGTCGAGAGCATCGAAGCAGGTGCCTATGACAAACTACCGTTCTGCTCAAAAGTATTGTGTGAAAACCTAGTACGTCGTTGCCCACCAGAAGATTTGACAGCAGCCCTAAAACAGCATATTGAAGGCAAGCAAGACCTCGATTTTCCTTGGTACCCTGCTCGCGTAGTCTGTCACGATATCTTGGGTCAGACGGCCTTCGTTGATTTGGCAGGTTTGCGTGATGCCATCGCTGAGCAAGGCGGTGACCCGTCCAAGGTAAACCCTATCGTACCCACTCAGCTTATCGTTGACCATTCATTGGCCGTTGAGCACGCAGGATTTGAAGACGATGCATTTGAGAAGAACCGTGCGATTGAAGAGCGCCGTAACGATGACCGTTTTCACTTTATCAACTGGTGTCAGTATGCTTTTGATAATGTAAACGTCGTACCGCCTGGTAACGGCATCATGCATCAGATTAACCTAGAGAAAATGTCACCTGTCGTACAGGTCGTGCACAATAAATCGGGTGAAGAAGTGGCGTTTGCCGATACATTGGTCGGTACTGACAGCCACACGCCGATGGTCGATGCACTAGGTGTGATCTCAATCGGTGTTGGCGGGCTTGAGGCCGAAAGCGTCATGCTAGGTAACCCATCATATATGCGCCTGCCTGATTACGTTGGTGTAAAATTAACAGGCAAACTGCAAAAAGGCATTACTGGTACGGATCTCGTACTGGCGATGACTGAGTTCTTACGTGATGCAGGCGTGGTCTCTACCTATATCGAATTCTTCGGTGACGGTGCACGCCAGCTAAGTGTCGGTGACCGCGCCTCTATCTCAAACATGACGCCTGAATATGGCGCAACTGCTGCGATGTTCTATATCGATGAGCAAACCATTGACTATCTGCGTCTGACGGGCCGCTCTGAGGAACAGATTAAACTGGTTGAGCAGTATGCCAAGCAAACGGGCCTGTGGGCTGACGGTATGGAAAAAGCCGAATACGCACGCGTCCTTGAGTTTGATTTGTCATCAGTTGGTCGTAACATGGCAGGCCCATCGCGTCCCCATGCGCGTGTATCTACCGATGATTTGGTGGCCAAAGGCATCGCCCACGCGCCTGATCAAAAGCTACCTGAACCAAAAGACGGTCTGATGCCGGATGGCGCGGTTATTATCGCTGCTATTACCAGCTGTACCAATACATCAAACCCTCGCAACATGGTGGCCGCAGGTCTTGTCGCTCGTAACGCCAATGCCAAGGGACTATTACGCAAGCCTTGGGTAAAATCGTCACTCGCACCCGGATCAAAAACGGTCAAGATGTACTTAGAAGAAGCAGGCCTGATGCCAGAGTTGCAAGAGATTGGCTTTGACGTGGTCGGCTTTGCCTGTACGACGTGTAACGGTATGAGTGGCGCACTAGACCCTGATATCGAAAAAGAAATCATCGATAACGACTTATTTACCACGGCAGTACTGTCTGGTAACCGTAATTTTGACGGTCGTATCCATCCGTATGCTAAGCAAGCATTTTTGGCATCACCGCCGCTTGTTATTGCGTATGCCATCGCCGGTAATATTCGCTTTGATATCGAAAAAGACTCATTGGGTAAAGACCAAGACGGCAATGACGTGTATCTAAAAGACATCTGGTTTGATGATGAAGAAGTGGATGCCATCGTTGCGGCGGCTGTTAAGCCTGAGCAGTTCAATTCTGTATATATTCCTATGTTTGATGAAGCTAAAAAAGACACAGGCAAGGCATTAAGCCCACTATACGACTGGCGCGAAATGACCACTTATATCCGCCGTCCGCCGTATTGGGAAGGCAAAATGGCTAAGAAAAATAAACTGACAGGCCTACGCCCGCTTGCAGTCCTTGGTGATAACATCACAACCGACCATATGTCACCTTCAAATGCTATTCTTGGCTCATCAGCAGCTGGCGAGTATCTCGATACTATGGGCTTGCCTGCTGAGGACTATAACTCATACGCAACCCATCGCGGCGACCATTTAACCGCGCAACGTGCCACCTTTGCCAACCCTAAGCTATTGAACGAAATGGTACGCGATGAAGATGGCGAAGTTGTCCAAGGCTCACTGGCGCGCGTCGAACCAGAAGGTCAAGTCATGCGCATGTGGGAAGCGATTGAGACCTACATGAACCGTGAGCAGCCGCTTATCATCATCGCAGGTGATGGTTATGGTCAAGGCTCAAGCCGTGACTGGGCTGCCAAAGGCGTCCGTCTCGCTGGCGTAGAAGCTGTCGTTGCTGAGGACTTTGAGCGTATTCATCGTCAAAATTTAGTGGGCATGGGTGCGCTGCCTTTACAGTTTGAGGAAGGAGTGACTCGTCATACGCTAAATATCGATGGTACGGAAACCTTTGATGTCACAGGTGAAGTCTCGGCTGGCGGGTTGATGACTCTAGTGATTCATCGTGCCGATGGTAGCAACACTGAGACACCTATTATCTGCCGATTAGATACGGCTGATGAAGTAAAAATGTACAATGCTGGCGGTATGCTACAACGCTTTGCTAAAGAGTTTATCGAAGGTACGTTAGATATCGTCTAA
- a CDS encoding GNAT family N-acetyltransferase: MTCEFSLKTFDELTSVDLYHILKARSQVFVVEQNCAYQDMDEVDFDCLHLIAHQNAALVGYCRIIPPEFNKLKSNLSVADPAIKTNHTAMPAIGRVLVLSEHRGDGLARQMMNQAIAQCRKKYGKKRPIIISAQVYLLSFYESLGFVPEGEHYLEDNIEHVKMVLYVAKKNKIKKESTDTASTTTKVLSFLLFIMAALFVLGLLYLMI; the protein is encoded by the coding sequence ATGACTTGTGAATTTTCTTTAAAAACCTTTGACGAGCTGACCTCAGTTGATCTTTATCATATTTTAAAGGCGCGCTCGCAAGTGTTTGTCGTCGAACAAAACTGTGCCTATCAAGATATGGATGAAGTGGATTTTGATTGCTTGCACCTAATCGCTCATCAAAATGCAGCATTGGTTGGCTATTGTCGTATCATTCCACCTGAGTTTAATAAGCTAAAATCCAATCTATCAGTAGCTGATCCTGCCATTAAGACCAACCACACCGCGATGCCAGCCATCGGTAGAGTGCTTGTGCTATCAGAGCATAGAGGTGATGGTCTGGCACGGCAGATGATGAATCAGGCTATTGCACAGTGCCGCAAAAAGTATGGTAAAAAGCGCCCGATTATTATCTCGGCACAGGTTTACTTGCTTAGCTTTTACGAGTCGTTAGGTTTTGTACCTGAAGGCGAGCACTACCTCGAGGACAATATCGAGCATGTAAAAATGGTGCTATACGTTGCTAAGAAAAACAAAATCAAAAAAGAGAGCACGGACACTGCGTCAACCACGACCAAAGTGTTAAGTTTCCTGCTGTTTATCATGGCCGCTTTGTTTGTTTTAGGTCTGTTGTACTTAATGATTTAG